The following coding sequences lie in one Tichowtungia aerotolerans genomic window:
- a CDS encoding SGNH/GDSL hydrolase family protein, with product MKVAVVFKGYVALALLSGSFVCSAQDATPDEGKRYGVSRWLEPEVKSFEAQDKAHPPRPGAIVCFGSSSMRMWNDIQEDLAPLTIIPRGFGGSNMNDALMFADRMVLPCEPRAIVLYEGDNDVAQGIGVERIVDTFGLFVDKVHNHFPECRIYVLSVKPSIKRMNMWAAMEEVNRLLAEECDKDQRLVFVDVASVMFDEDGEPQKEFFKPDDLHMTREGYAVWRDVLRPVLMDAELQYEN from the coding sequence ATGAAGGTTGCAGTGGTGTTCAAGGGGTATGTGGCACTGGCTTTGCTGTCTGGCAGTTTTGTCTGTTCTGCGCAGGATGCTACGCCGGATGAAGGAAAGAGGTATGGCGTGTCCCGTTGGTTGGAGCCAGAGGTTAAGAGTTTTGAGGCCCAGGATAAAGCACATCCGCCGCGTCCGGGCGCGATCGTCTGTTTCGGCAGTTCAAGCATGCGCATGTGGAATGATATCCAGGAAGACCTGGCACCGTTGACGATTATTCCGCGCGGTTTCGGCGGAAGCAATATGAACGATGCGCTGATGTTTGCCGACCGGATGGTTTTGCCGTGCGAGCCCCGCGCTATTGTTCTTTACGAGGGGGACAACGATGTTGCCCAAGGCATTGGAGTTGAACGCATTGTTGATACCTTTGGCCTGTTCGTTGACAAGGTGCACAATCATTTTCCGGAATGCCGCATATACGTTTTGTCTGTAAAGCCGAGTATTAAGCGGATGAATATGTGGGCTGCAATGGAAGAGGTGAATCGTCTTCTTGCCGAGGAGTGCGATAAGGATCAGCGACTGGTTTTTGTGGATGTTGCCTCAGTCATGTTCGATGAGGATGGTGAGCCGCAAAAAGAGTTTTTTAAGCCCGATGATCTGCACATGACGAGAGAGGGCTATGCAGTCTGGCGGGATGTTCTCCGGCCGGTTCTGATGGATGCAGAACTTCAGTATGAAAATTAG
- a CDS encoding Gfo/Idh/MocA family protein has translation MSTVGIGLIGCGNRLTEVMARVVQGHEGVRVTALCDVSDDALDLARRRCECPDAVVHQDYRDLINDPSVDWVAVGSWNCFHKEHILAALEAEKHVFSEKPLTINIEDCALLKKAIEEKKLLFSMGFILRYAEFYRRVKALIEDGVIGEIVSFEFNETLDFNHGGYIMQDWRRFRENAGTHLLEKCSHDFDLANWLTGSLPVRTASFGGLSFFTPENAGLINEIEPTEDGVPAYQTWQQMGIYTRANRLNPFTTEKNIIDNQVVILEYANGVRATFHTNLNTAIPERRFYLCGTKGTIRGDVMAGHIEYRRIGFDPGTVHEKTASGGHGGADGILADGIRDSMLNGTVPVVGLEDGVKSAVACFGVDKAMDSGQVVDLRPMWDLVDIQP, from the coding sequence ATGAGTACTGTGGGAATTGGCCTGATCGGCTGTGGAAACCGTCTGACTGAGGTGATGGCACGGGTCGTTCAGGGACACGAGGGAGTCCGGGTTACGGCGTTGTGCGATGTCAGTGACGATGCGCTGGATCTGGCCCGCCGCCGGTGTGAGTGTCCGGATGCTGTGGTTCACCAGGACTACCGGGATCTGATCAATGATCCGTCCGTCGACTGGGTGGCTGTCGGCTCGTGGAACTGTTTTCATAAAGAGCACATCCTGGCCGCGCTCGAGGCGGAGAAGCACGTGTTCAGCGAGAAGCCGCTCACGATCAATATCGAAGACTGCGCGTTGCTGAAAAAAGCTATTGAGGAGAAGAAACTCCTGTTTTCCATGGGCTTTATTTTGCGCTACGCGGAGTTCTATCGCCGAGTGAAAGCTCTGATTGAGGACGGTGTCATCGGGGAGATCGTCTCCTTCGAATTTAATGAGACACTGGATTTTAATCACGGCGGCTACATCATGCAGGACTGGCGCCGTTTCCGTGAAAACGCGGGGACTCATCTGCTCGAAAAATGCAGTCATGACTTTGATTTGGCCAATTGGCTGACCGGCAGCCTCCCGGTTCGGACGGCCAGTTTCGGCGGGCTGAGTTTCTTTACGCCCGAAAATGCCGGACTCATCAATGAGATTGAGCCGACAGAAGATGGTGTGCCTGCTTATCAGACCTGGCAGCAGATGGGGATCTACACCCGGGCCAACCGCCTGAACCCGTTTACCACGGAAAAAAATATTATCGATAACCAGGTGGTCATCCTGGAATACGCCAACGGCGTGCGGGCCACCTTCCACACCAATCTCAACACGGCGATTCCGGAGCGCCGGTTCTACCTCTGCGGCACGAAAGGAACCATTCGCGGGGATGTGATGGCCGGGCATATTGAATATCGCCGGATCGGCTTTGATCCGGGAACGGTGCATGAAAAAACGGCTTCGGGCGGACACGGCGGCGCCGACGGAATTCTGGCCGACGGCATTCGCGACTCTATGCTCAACGGAACCGTTCCGGTTGTCGGCCTGGAAGACGGGGTCAAATCCGCAGTCGCCTGTTTCGGGGTGGACAAGGCCATGGACTCCGGTCAGGTCGTTGATCTGCGCCCGATGTGGGACTTGGTCGATATTCAGCCCTGA
- a CDS encoding sulfatase-like hydrolase/transferase, with translation MAKQPNLIFILSDQHRADWMGCAGAGWLETPNLDSLAASGVRMERCYCNSPLCGPSRMSLLSGRHPWRNEIWVNENTLSSDVPTFAHGLGLAGYHSVLAGRMHFSGPDQRHGFNERLVGDITPEYGGGPNVEWGWVEGAQRSVQESLNPEKMGEGTNPVLEFDRAVTDAAVDCLQQYAASDREAPLMLTVGWYGPHSPYACEPEMYQKALDLADRLPEMIPPPETTPHAWEQQFFERSGGLDKDAASALKARVSYAGMIMTLDRMVGQVVEAARQLDGETIIVYASDHGDLMGDYGCFGKLAFWEGSVAVPMIWSSLSGDSIPKGQVQDVPVSLLDLCPTLLELGGAPALPLQDGVSIQPLLAGSVDPEWRERVILSELEFPGYPVMRMALKGQKKYAYYHNAGEHFYDLSSDPLEQRNRVDDPACEADVSALKEAALTEWDPEQITRKALDSLEDIRLLTRWGKEIGTGPGELWGHYKQERES, from the coding sequence ATGGCGAAGCAACCCAATCTTATATTCATCCTGTCCGATCAGCACCGGGCTGACTGGATGGGCTGTGCGGGGGCCGGCTGGCTGGAGACTCCGAATCTGGATTCTCTGGCCGCATCCGGCGTCCGCATGGAGCGTTGTTACTGCAACAGTCCGTTGTGCGGGCCGTCCCGGATGAGCTTGCTCTCCGGGCGCCACCCGTGGCGCAATGAGATCTGGGTGAATGAAAACACGCTCTCGTCCGATGTTCCGACCTTTGCGCACGGGCTGGGTTTGGCAGGCTACCACAGTGTGCTTGCCGGACGCATGCACTTCTCGGGCCCCGACCAGCGGCATGGGTTCAATGAGCGGCTGGTTGGGGACATTACCCCGGAGTACGGCGGCGGCCCGAACGTGGAGTGGGGCTGGGTCGAGGGTGCGCAGCGTTCCGTTCAGGAAAGCCTGAATCCCGAAAAGATGGGCGAAGGCACGAACCCGGTGCTGGAGTTCGACCGGGCGGTAACCGATGCCGCCGTGGACTGTCTGCAGCAGTATGCCGCTTCCGACAGGGAGGCGCCGCTGATGCTCACCGTCGGCTGGTACGGTCCGCACAGCCCCTATGCCTGTGAGCCGGAGATGTACCAGAAGGCCCTGGACCTGGCAGACCGGCTGCCGGAAATGATTCCCCCGCCGGAAACAACTCCGCACGCGTGGGAACAGCAGTTTTTTGAGCGCAGCGGCGGGCTGGATAAAGATGCCGCATCCGCCTTAAAGGCCCGTGTCAGCTACGCCGGTATGATCATGACGCTCGACCGGATGGTCGGGCAGGTTGTCGAGGCGGCCCGTCAGCTCGACGGCGAAACAATTATTGTCTATGCCAGCGACCACGGGGACCTGATGGGCGATTACGGCTGTTTTGGAAAGCTGGCGTTTTGGGAGGGCTCCGTTGCCGTCCCCATGATCTGGAGCTCGCTTTCCGGCGACTCGATTCCCAAAGGGCAGGTGCAGGATGTGCCGGTCAGCCTGCTGGACCTTTGCCCGACGCTGCTGGAGCTCGGCGGCGCGCCCGCGCTGCCGCTGCAGGACGGCGTGAGCATACAGCCGCTTCTGGCCGGATCCGTCGATCCGGAATGGCGGGAGCGGGTGATTCTTTCCGAGCTGGAATTTCCCGGCTATCCGGTGATGCGCATGGCCCTGAAAGGGCAGAAGAAATACGCGTACTATCACAATGCCGGAGAACATTTTTATGACCTGAGTTCCGATCCGCTGGAGCAGCGCAATCGAGTGGACGATCCGGCGTGCGAAGCGGACGTATCCGCGCTGAAAGAGGCCGCATTGACCGAGTGGGATCCGGAACAGATTACGCGCAAAGCGCTCGACTCGCTGGAGGATATCCGCCTGCTGACCCGCTGGGGAAAAGAGATCGGGACGGGCCCCGGTGAGCTGTGGGGCCATTACAAGCAAGAGCGGGAGTCCTGA
- a CDS encoding glycoside hydrolase family 5 protein: MSRLARGFFLLSAVSLFFSGEVSASVLKPVLLEGVTPLPRSLGAPDLAHNTPYAAIPLSYSGADLEFRLTPEMTLYQSYAIWGAKNSHHYSFAYPLNDGLCLQGDSHVAFKFEVPGKNSLTGGTMTVTGRAQGRAGGIGDFYVAVGADLIMAGANGFWDGPTKYNEKYFKKVSPVFGEDGTFSAELPLPEKGSKVFVVLSSTSGDAGLSDSAPVIESIRMSPRFALSQGMAFSYDPAEPVWTHGEQLDITVSPAGLSGETVRWSVTNLHTSASLNGVVDGGQPFGLDLTGLEAGFYALSCSGGSMTDGFEFAVLAPQDQEAVAKSVFGTHGAANRRGRHGDMGTPDAADLDLMHRMGVRWSVFSRLWAWTQSERGGEVDPEYMDRFRLLNDNGFELICNVGSCPKWANDSRASAPPKDSYLDDWSDYNEELARTAKGVITWFQAWNEPNNPNTFWMPPPFNKEKRSLVAKNVQRAQYKGIKKGNPDAKLIGGTFAGLPADWVETWLSNPSSTRDYQDAMSGHPYCKVTREDNWEHRFPAEPDLVPRLREFRQAMDDNGAEDQPLFLTEYGWYTPSTSPVRQAAWTARQNVIVQALRDELNIQAHCIFAPDDIKNGHNLFIPPRDLKLRQTRLLPVIGSFAKTASVFCDARLIERISDYPSSKRVYFFDRPQEKVLAAWVTEQAGIGSFQSPFEGRQVALVNGMMGDESLTVLDAETPVVLSSSHEPVYYRVHKAAHPVVLPQLTAVELSDGNPGASFELSAANAGVGEMSLSFKTDVPWLSLPVDPVQITSDKIRKIEVDILEAKFPGGMQYATILVTGNDGATRAVRVVCSKSK, translated from the coding sequence ATGAGTAGGTTAGCTCGTGGATTTTTTCTTTTAAGTGCGGTCTCATTGTTTTTTTCCGGAGAGGTGTCGGCTTCAGTTCTTAAGCCGGTTCTGCTTGAAGGGGTTACGCCGTTGCCTCGGTCTCTGGGGGCTCCGGATCTGGCTCACAATACGCCCTATGCTGCGATTCCTCTGTCTTACTCTGGGGCGGATCTGGAATTCCGATTGACTCCCGAGATGACTCTCTATCAGTCCTATGCGATCTGGGGAGCGAAAAACAGCCACCATTATTCGTTCGCGTATCCCCTGAACGATGGGTTGTGTCTTCAGGGCGATTCTCATGTGGCATTTAAGTTTGAGGTTCCCGGTAAAAACAGCCTGACCGGCGGAACGATGACCGTAACCGGACGCGCTCAGGGGCGGGCCGGCGGCATCGGGGACTTTTATGTCGCAGTCGGTGCCGACTTGATTATGGCCGGGGCAAACGGTTTTTGGGACGGCCCCACCAAGTACAACGAAAAATATTTCAAGAAGGTGTCTCCCGTCTTTGGCGAGGACGGCACGTTTTCGGCGGAGCTTCCGCTCCCTGAGAAAGGCAGTAAGGTTTTTGTGGTGCTGTCATCCACGTCCGGTGATGCGGGCCTGTCGGATTCCGCTCCGGTGATCGAATCCATTCGCATGTCGCCCCGGTTTGCGCTCTCGCAGGGCATGGCGTTCAGTTATGATCCTGCCGAGCCGGTCTGGACTCATGGAGAGCAGCTGGACATCACGGTGTCTCCCGCCGGACTCTCCGGAGAGACGGTCCGCTGGTCGGTCACCAACCTGCACACCTCGGCCTCGCTGAACGGGGTCGTCGACGGCGGGCAGCCGTTTGGGCTCGATCTGACCGGCCTCGAAGCCGGCTTCTACGCTCTGTCCTGCTCCGGAGGAAGCATGACGGACGGCTTTGAATTTGCCGTGCTGGCTCCGCAGGATCAGGAGGCGGTGGCCAAGTCGGTATTCGGGACTCACGGGGCTGCCAACCGCCGGGGGCGCCACGGGGATATGGGGACTCCGGATGCTGCGGATCTTGATTTGATGCACCGGATGGGGGTGCGCTGGTCGGTATTCAGCAGACTTTGGGCCTGGACGCAAAGCGAGCGCGGCGGAGAGGTGGATCCGGAGTATATGGATCGGTTCCGTTTGTTGAATGACAATGGGTTTGAGCTGATCTGCAATGTCGGCAGCTGTCCGAAGTGGGCCAACGACAGCCGCGCTTCGGCCCCTCCGAAAGACAGCTATCTGGATGACTGGAGTGATTACAACGAAGAGTTGGCCCGGACAGCGAAAGGGGTTATCACATGGTTCCAGGCCTGGAATGAGCCGAATAATCCAAACACTTTTTGGATGCCGCCGCCGTTTAATAAGGAGAAGCGCAGTCTGGTTGCAAAGAACGTTCAGCGGGCTCAGTATAAGGGAATCAAGAAAGGTAATCCGGATGCCAAACTGATTGGCGGAACATTCGCGGGCTTGCCGGCGGACTGGGTTGAGACGTGGTTGAGCAACCCGTCATCCACTCGCGATTATCAGGATGCCATGAGTGGGCACCCTTACTGCAAGGTGACTCGCGAGGATAACTGGGAACATCGCTTCCCGGCTGAGCCGGATCTGGTTCCCAGACTGCGTGAGTTTCGCCAGGCCATGGATGATAACGGTGCTGAGGATCAGCCGCTGTTCCTGACGGAGTACGGCTGGTATACACCCTCAACATCTCCGGTGCGTCAGGCTGCGTGGACGGCCCGTCAGAATGTGATTGTTCAGGCGCTCAGGGATGAGCTCAACATTCAGGCTCATTGCATTTTTGCGCCGGATGACATCAAAAACGGGCACAATCTGTTTATTCCGCCGCGCGATTTGAAGCTGCGTCAGACCCGGTTGCTGCCGGTGATTGGATCATTCGCCAAAACTGCGTCCGTATTTTGCGATGCGCGGCTGATTGAGCGGATTTCGGATTATCCTTCTTCGAAACGTGTGTATTTTTTTGATCGTCCGCAGGAGAAAGTGCTGGCGGCCTGGGTGACTGAGCAGGCAGGGATCGGGTCCTTCCAGTCGCCCTTTGAAGGGAGGCAGGTTGCCCTGGTGAACGGCATGATGGGCGATGAATCTTTAACGGTTCTGGATGCGGAGACTCCGGTGGTCCTGTCGTCATCGCACGAGCCGGTTTACTACCGGGTGCACAAAGCCGCTCATCCCGTGGTTTTGCCGCAGTTGACCGCTGTCGAGCTGTCGGACGGGAACCCGGGCGCGTCTTTTGAGCTGTCGGCGGCTAATGCCGGGGTTGGGGAGATGAGCCTGTCGTTTAAAACCGACGTTCCGTGGCTGAGTCTTCCGGTTGATCCGGTGCAGATCACCTCGGATAAGATCCGGAAAATTGAGGTCGATATTCTTGAAGCGAAGTTTCCTGGGGGAATGCAGTATGCAACGATTCTGGTAACAGGAAATGACGGGGCGACACGTGCGGTGCGTGTGGTGTGCAGCAAAAGTAAATAA
- a CDS encoding PEP-CTERM sorting domain-containing protein (PEP-CTERM proteins occur, often in large numbers, in the proteomes of bacteria that also encode an exosortase, a predicted intramembrane cysteine proteinase. The presence of a PEP-CTERM domain at a protein's C-terminus predicts cleavage within the sorting domain, followed by covalent anchoring to some some component of the (usually Gram-negative) cell surface. Many PEP-CTERM proteins exhibit an unusual sequence composition that includes large numbers of potential glycosylation sites. Expression of one such protein has been shown restore the ability of a bacterium to form floc, a type of biofilm.) yields the protein MIKIKYRCLIWTAAVVLSSSVQASIILSDNFDSDSDTVGAEPSGSIWTGNNNAGTTTLNVSNDTFFGESNQYLAIIDNDASSGLWIRSAELFSSTLLTLSFDYYQPTVSGQAGDVSLGIGRGAFLSSSDLAHDIEFSAGKIEGQSVGLDGDYHVDIVMNNTGSVVNYKGVSLDHNHMDIWVDGSRIIAGQIAAATGRDVALTGFKFSTINPNVESLYLDNLEVRDETYVVPEPVTAGLLGIGGLVAFFTRRFRRKP from the coding sequence ATGATCAAAATAAAGTATAGGTGTTTGATCTGGACTGCTGCCGTTGTTTTGAGCAGTTCCGTTCAGGCCTCAATTATTCTGTCTGACAACTTCGACAGCGATAGCGATACGGTTGGGGCGGAGCCGTCGGGTTCGATATGGACGGGGAACAACAATGCCGGAACGACGACTCTCAATGTGTCGAATGATACATTTTTCGGGGAGTCCAACCAGTATCTGGCGATAATTGACAATGACGCCAGTTCCGGTCTTTGGATCCGGTCGGCAGAGCTGTTTTCTTCAACCTTGCTGACGCTTAGTTTTGATTATTACCAGCCGACCGTTTCCGGTCAGGCGGGTGATGTTTCACTGGGAATTGGGAGAGGTGCCTTTCTTTCTAGTTCCGATCTTGCTCACGACATTGAGTTTTCGGCCGGAAAAATTGAAGGGCAGAGTGTTGGGCTCGATGGCGATTATCATGTTGATATCGTCATGAACAATACCGGCTCTGTTGTGAATTATAAAGGGGTCAGTCTGGATCATAACCACATGGATATCTGGGTGGACGGATCCCGTATCATTGCCGGACAGATCGCTGCGGCCACAGGGCGGGATGTCGCCCTGACCGGCTTTAAATTCTCCACGATTAATCCGAATGTTGAGTCGCTGTATCTTGATAATCTGGAAGTCCGGGACGAAACTTATGTTGTTCCGGAGCCGGTCACGGCTGGATTGCTGGGAATCGGGGGGCTTGTGGCCTTTTTTACACGCCGGTTTCGGCGTAAACCATAA
- a CDS encoding LacI family DNA-binding transcriptional regulator → MDNIDNKEVTLREIAREMGLSPSTVSRALAGRGGVSPARAKEIQSFAEDMGYRPRPFRRNRTDAVGILVMTDQATSPDDAYHYNLVFEAIRVISGFDWHVHTELMLRSPDAPLPQLVVESRVDGLIVVGYPHEETCKALRQTGIPIVVLDGLASRTGFPCVIPDVGTSTGDAVKKLAEVGHQHFAYITPPTKYPTVQRRVDGFLAAVEELGLPFDPRMLIKVPHSTIHAGQTAVRQILACSNRPTTVFFGTDQLAVGGLIALGRGGIDVPADMSVVSHDNSNLAIESDPPLTSVDLNLSLSLEKAAALLRRQIEGEQFNEPVQIEVSTKVIWRSSCGPAALNGG, encoded by the coding sequence ATGGATAATATTGATAATAAAGAGGTTACGCTGCGCGAGATCGCTCGTGAAATGGGGCTTTCCCCGAGCACGGTTTCCCGTGCCTTGGCGGGGCGGGGCGGAGTCAGTCCTGCTCGGGCGAAGGAGATTCAGTCATTTGCCGAAGATATGGGCTATCGCCCGCGGCCTTTTCGGAGAAACCGGACCGATGCGGTTGGGATTCTCGTTATGACGGATCAGGCGACCTCTCCGGATGATGCTTATCATTATAATCTGGTTTTTGAAGCCATTCGGGTGATTTCCGGTTTTGACTGGCATGTGCACACGGAGTTGATGCTGCGCTCTCCGGATGCTCCGCTGCCTCAGCTCGTTGTGGAAAGCCGGGTGGATGGTTTAATTGTGGTTGGGTATCCGCACGAGGAGACCTGCAAGGCGTTGAGGCAGACCGGAATACCGATTGTGGTTCTGGACGGGCTCGCTTCTCGAACCGGCTTTCCCTGTGTTATTCCTGATGTGGGAACATCCACCGGTGATGCGGTGAAAAAGCTGGCCGAGGTGGGGCATCAGCATTTTGCGTATATTACTCCGCCTACCAAGTATCCGACGGTGCAGCGACGTGTGGATGGATTTCTCGCTGCGGTGGAAGAGTTGGGGTTGCCGTTTGATCCCCGTATGCTGATTAAAGTTCCTCATTCAACGATTCATGCGGGGCAGACTGCTGTTCGGCAGATTCTGGCTTGCTCTAATCGTCCGACAACCGTTTTCTTTGGGACGGATCAATTGGCTGTTGGGGGATTGATTGCGCTTGGGCGCGGCGGCATTGATGTTCCGGCTGATATGAGCGTGGTGAGTCACGATAATTCAAACTTAGCGATCGAGTCCGACCCGCCGCTTACCAGTGTTGATTTGAATTTGAGCCTTTCATTGGAGAAGGCAGCGGCTCTGCTTCGACGTCAGATCGAAGGGGAACAGTTCAATGAACCGGTGCAGATTGAAGTTTCCACAAAAGTCATTTGGCGCAGCAGTTGCGGTCCCGCGGCCTTAAATGGCGGGTAG
- the melA gene encoding alpha-glucosidase/alpha-galactosidase — translation MKITFMGAGSTIFVKNIMGDVFLTESLRDVEVALYDIDQQRLEDSRQIVDSLNQSINEGRATVSAYFGEEQRKDALRGAIFVIDAIQVGGYRPCTVTDFEIPNRFGLRQTIGDTIGIGGIFRALRTIPVLDDFARDMEEVCPDAWFFNYTNPMSILTGYMLKHTGVKTVGLCHSVQVCVPELLEHLKMTEYIKGAKWSIAGINHMAWLLDISHSGKDLYPEIRRRAEARNVEFIAKGKDHGDLVRFEMMKQFGFYTTESSEHSAEYHPYFIKESRPELIDRFKIPLDEYPRRCEKQIQEWKETRERLLKAPELEHSRSREYAAGMMNAVVTDSPFEIGGNVMNNGLISNLPADACVEVPCIVNRNGVQGVYVGRIPSQLAALNQTHINVHQLAVEAAATRSREAVYHAAMMDPHTRAELDLDQIREMCDALFAAHADWLPVYK, via the coding sequence ATGAAGATTACATTTATGGGTGCCGGCAGCACGATTTTCGTAAAAAATATTATGGGCGATGTGTTCCTGACGGAGTCGTTGCGCGATGTGGAAGTGGCGCTGTATGATATCGATCAGCAGCGGCTGGAGGATTCCAGGCAGATAGTCGACTCTTTGAATCAGAGTATCAATGAAGGGCGCGCGACTGTCTCGGCGTATTTCGGAGAGGAGCAGCGAAAAGATGCGCTGCGCGGAGCAATTTTTGTTATTGATGCGATTCAGGTGGGGGGGTACCGGCCGTGCACGGTTACGGATTTTGAAATTCCAAACCGGTTTGGGTTGAGGCAGACGATTGGGGATACCATCGGCATTGGGGGGATCTTCCGGGCGCTTCGTACGATTCCGGTGCTGGACGATTTTGCCCGGGATATGGAGGAGGTTTGTCCCGATGCGTGGTTCTTCAACTACACGAATCCCATGTCCATTTTGACGGGGTATATGCTGAAGCATACGGGCGTCAAAACGGTCGGGTTGTGCCACTCTGTTCAGGTTTGTGTGCCGGAGCTTCTCGAGCACCTGAAGATGACGGAGTATATCAAGGGGGCCAAGTGGAGCATCGCGGGGATCAATCATATGGCCTGGCTGCTGGATATTTCGCACTCCGGCAAGGATCTGTACCCCGAGATCCGCAGGCGCGCAGAGGCTCGCAATGTGGAATTTATCGCCAAAGGGAAGGATCATGGTGATCTGGTTCGGTTTGAGATGATGAAGCAGTTCGGGTTCTATACTACGGAGTCTTCCGAACATTCGGCAGAGTATCATCCTTACTTTATTAAGGAGTCTCGTCCGGAGCTGATTGACCGGTTTAAGATTCCGCTGGATGAGTATCCACGTCGGTGCGAGAAGCAGATTCAGGAATGGAAGGAGACGCGGGAGCGTCTGCTGAAAGCTCCGGAACTTGAGCACAGTCGTTCGCGCGAGTATGCCGCGGGCATGATGAATGCGGTTGTGACCGATAGTCCTTTTGAGATCGGCGGCAATGTGATGAACAACGGCCTGATTTCCAATCTGCCCGCAGATGCCTGTGTTGAGGTGCCTTGCATCGTCAACCGGAATGGCGTGCAGGGAGTGTATGTCGGAAGGATTCCTTCCCAGCTGGCGGCATTGAACCAGACTCATATCAATGTGCATCAATTGGCGGTGGAGGCTGCGGCGACGCGAAGTCGCGAAGCGGTTTACCATGCGGCTATGATGGATCCGCATACGCGTGCGGAGCTCGACCTCGATCAGATTCGGGAAATGTGTGATGCGTTGTTTGCTGCGCACGCTGATTGGCTCCCTGTTTACAAATAA